The following nucleotide sequence is from Pelagibaculum spongiae.
CGTATTGTCCATAAGGGTGATCGTAAGCGTCCATTCTCAGGGAAAATTGTTAGCTTCGAAGGTAAGAGCAAAACATTCAAAGTTAAGTAATCTAATAAAGAAATACTTTGAATTGTAAGCAACAAAAAAGGTCGTTAGGGCCTTTTTTGTTGCTTGATTCTTTACGGCTTCTTGAACTCAATTAAATGTGAGTCTTTGTTTATAGGTCGGGGAGATGATGAGGTGCGAATAAAACCGAGTTTTTTATAGAGTTGAATAGCCGGTAAATTCCTATCGAGTACCCATAAATAAACAGTGTTTTTATCGTAGTGATTGAAGTATTCCAAGCAAGCATTGATCAATCTGGTCGCAGTTCCAGACTTCCGATATTTTGAATCCACCATAACACCAATTAATGCCTTGTTGTTTCTGATGATGATTTCACAGCTTCCGATAAGTTGATCACCGAAAAAAGCCAATAAGTAAGGAACTTTATGAACCCTATTGCTGGCAATCAACTCTTTGATTCTGGAAGTAGATGCAGGTTGCCCGACAAAACAAGAGTTCTCTTGGTAAATTTCAGACCATAACAATTGTATTGATCGAGCATTCTTTATTTGAGCTTTTTTTAGCATCACAGATGGTTTGGTCATGGGCAACTCTGCTGTTGGTCTTTGAGCTTCAATATTGCTTGTGGATCTGCAGGTTAAATATTATCTAATTAAAGCGTAAAAGATGCAAAAAATAATCTTTTTTTGCGATGCATGCGTTGTATTGCAATGATTTTTAAAAAGAGTAATCTTCATAGTTAAGAGGATTTTTCGCTTGCTGAATCAGATAATAAATAATTTATTTGAATCAATTGGCATAGTGTAACGCTTATGCCCGAAATAAATGCGAAGACATAAGCGTGCTGGTAAAAATGGTAGTAAGGAGTTGCCTTATGGATATCAAACAAAAACTGGTTGTTCCTTTGTTTATTGCACTGGCAATTGTTTGTATGAGTATCGCGACAGGATGTGCGGAAAAGTTACCACCGATTCCGCCCAGCCAAGTAACGGGTGAAGCTCAACAGGCTGCTTGTGGGCAAATGATAATTGGTTATTCAAAACTGAATTTTCCAAAGTTAGGCAGTGCAAGCGCGCAACAACGTGAAGCACTCATTACACAAGCTAAAAGGATGAAAAGTGTGGGTGACGGTAAGCATACTAATGCGCAATTGCCTGCGTTCTTGTGGGGTCAATCAGCTAGCGAAGAAAGTTTCCAGGCTGAATTAAAAATGTGCATGGATCAATATGCTCAATAGCTTGGTTAACTTGTATGCTTTGCTTTGCTCTCCTCTGTCTGCGATACATACACCATGTAGCGCTGGCATTGCCTGACAGGGATGTTGGGCGCCTTCAACTATTGTTCTTCTTTAACCTTGTCAGCTTGTCTGAAAAAATTATGAATTCTCTGTGTAAACTGAGCTGACCGGTGCTGGTTGTACTTGTTAGCGTTAGTTAATCGTGCAAAATTATTATCTACTGCCAAAATATTCATTTGAAGTTCTGCTGTCTCAAAATATGTCATTAGTCGATAACCATTCAAATTTACCATTAATCGTTTGCGGTCCAATCTTGCGGCGGCTGGAGTCGCAGCAAGTGGTTCTATGGCTAACTTCGTCTCGGCCTCTATCTGGAGAGTTCGAGTTGTTTGCCACGCAGCAGGCAACTGAGAACGAAGTATCAAACAATCAACAGCTTGAGCAGGTATTAATACAGCGGGTTGCTCTGACTAATAATAATTGCCAGCAGCTGCAGATTGGCCAACAAGCATGGACTTGTTTGTTAGAGATTCATTTGGATCAACCGCTGGTGGCAGGTCAGCAATATTTTTATGACTTGCAGTTAGCGCAAAGTGCCGACCAGCTGTTTTGCTTGAGCAGAGATACACCACAAACTCAATTAACATACGCATCGGCCGATATTGGCCAGCCACAGCGTCCAAGTTTGATCTTTAGAGATAAACTCAGTTCTCTGTTGCATGGTTCTTGCCGATTGCCACAT
It contains:
- a CDS encoding GNAT family N-acetyltransferase, with protein sequence MTKPSVMLKKAQIKNARSIQLLWSEIYQENSCFVGQPASTSRIKELIASNRVHKVPYLLAFFGDQLIGSCEIIIRNNKALIGVMVDSKYRKSGTATRLINACLEYFNHYDKNTVYLWVLDRNLPAIQLYKKLGFIRTSSSPRPINKDSHLIEFKKP